DNA from Macadamia integrifolia cultivar HAES 741 chromosome 12, SCU_Mint_v3, whole genome shotgun sequence:
gtccataatgggtattagtgctactacaacataggcAGTATCCCCAGTCACGAATATCTGTTAttaatccccaaggatacaagctagttgcgagtcagaaGCATACCGGTCCTTACATGATTTTTTCTGTACCtggtaagcccctattaataatccctcATAATACCACTACAACGAAttcaacatcgcatgtagggcaTACCCACcaccgaatccaacatcgcgtGTGGGTTAGTCACAACGCCAGTACCCCCTCACCTCGGTCATCGGAAATTGTCCCCAATCTCGATCCGTTGGATGGTAGGATTAACCAATACATAAAcctctattggcaagggttgtagcactagggtagttatcctagcccaatgcattctaccATGCCACACCACattacaatcacactcacacaccccgTGGTCATATAGTGCTAGAATCAATCTTCGGCTACCCTGTACCACACACTCACAAACCATGGGCATGTAGTGCCGGAAccaaccttcggctaccctgcatcccagtcacacacacacaatccaTTCACAACTCATATCATTATGAAACATACACATCCAACACAAGTAACAAGTTTATAATATGCAATTAACAtgttcatccacatatgcatcgTAACATAAcatttcatcaaaataaaatcacacaaatcccctcacctcgagtcctAGGTGATGATGGACAACCGATGGCCTCGCGCCGTGTCTCGTCACCTCTTGGTtatactcctaggatacataagagTTTTAAGAAATAAATCACTCATAGAGGAATGAGTTCCTAGGCATatgttctagcttcatttcctatttttcttttctttgaaatcattCTCAAATTGAGGGTTTTATGACTATGGGGCAAATTCACATGTGGGGTATGTTCAACCACCTTAATTAGCTTAGATTAGGTGTaattaatgatttaattaaGATAGATTTACACAATGCATCCCAATTCCCAAAGTTCTAGTTGCGACTAAGCTAAATTAGGGAATTTCGATTGAAGGTGTAGGTAGTGACCACCAATGACTTATGTGGTCACCCCAATCTACTATAcatgtatttaatttcattttccctaaCCCAATTTCGGGTTTGAATGGTGGGGTATAGATTGTTTGGGTAAAACCCacattttctagggtttttgttacccaaattgaggatttcactagggagggttcactgactcaaattgatccattAATCTTGCTAGGATAAGTCTCTTACACTAAACccctctcccaatttgtagttttAACAAGCGGGAAAGTGagttttagtaattttttccatttctaggttttgtgttgcccaAATTGGGTCTTTTGATGAAGGTTTCTTAAAGGAGGGTTTATAAACTTGAAATGAACCCATGATTTTGCTAAGGTAAGTTTCCTACACTAAATGCCCTTTTCTATTTGTAAGTTTagagagtggagaggtgggATTCAGTTGGGGCGATCTCTCTTTGCTCAAAAGAGgggaaatgggagagagagagagcctagcACGTGGAGTTAGAGACTTAGAGTGAGTGGAGTTTACCTTAGTTGGTAGGAAACCCTTGctcctcccttcctcttccttccttgctctccttctccttctccttctttctctttctccttctctttgctTTTACTTTGGTAGGTGGAGAATGAATGGTAATAGTTTATTTATAGTCACTTAATTACTAAGGCCTGTTTgggagaaaaatgggttttcacccATTACTGGGTTAACTCATTATttggcactaacgggcccaTCTTAGGGTGACCCAATACATAAATCCATTACCCAATAAGTGGTACCAACCAATGAaggtggtttgaggtgcacgggTGCGAGGGTACGGTTTCCACGATCAAATAACCCGGTTTTGGCTAGCATTTTCACTTTTAAGGTTCGGGGATCTTCTCGTGAAGTGTGAGGGCTTAActaacattttcttcttcgcctGAAACCCCGTCCAATTTTTTAGGCAtgagtagcaggtgcaagtggggtcatccttcccttcccgGAAAAATACGGCTGCTACTCAATATTCATCAGTACTAATATCCTCCGGTGCCTCATCTGTACAATtaaaaatagggattttagGGCACGGATATAACATGGACTATCttcaaaaaacataagaaagagGGATAGTTGTAATTtgtaaatagaaaagaaaatgagagtgAAAGAGTAGAGATCATGAGTGAAAAGACCCAATTCGTTAAAGGCCATTTTATGAAGTTCTGAAACTGATCGAATTGGGAGTGATCGAGAAGAGTTAGTTTCGCAAGTTCAGGATTAGAATGGAGGTTTACGGTGGTGGTGGGACGATGGAGGTTTGCAGCTGCACCCAATTCGTCGAAGGCCATTTTCTGAAGTTCTAAAATTGATCGAGAAGAGTTAGATTTGTAGGTTTAGGATCAGGATGGAAGTTTGCGGCTGCACCCAATTCGGTCAAGGCCATTTTCTGAAGTTTCGAAACTGATCGAATTGGGAGTGATAGAGAAGAGTTAGGTTTGCGGCTGCAATATCAACGTTGTCCGATGGTTAGGCAGCTCTCCACAAAATCCAgcaatttttttccaaagtCCCCATGAAAGTCCCACCAGACTTTGGTGAGTGTTGGGGTGGGAGAATTCGCTGTCCACGTGGGCCGACAGGGATTATTGCTATGTCTCCTTAAAATCCCACCCCTATTAAACAAACAACTAAAATCTTGTAGGGGTGGAATAGTTTGTATAACTATCCCACCCCTTAAATTCCACCCCATTTAAACCCCCTAAACAAAAGGACCATTAAAGTGGGATTTAAGGGTTGGGAGAGTTGTACTTATTTTTCCAAAAGCATGGTAAAGTCATGTGTTTGGATATATTAGAGTGGAAAATACTCTAGACAACGTTCGGAGATGAGATTTCCTGTTTGCTAATGTGACTTTCACCCCATCCCCTTCCAAAGTCCTACCAAATTTGTGGGACTTTGTGGGGTGGAAAGTCATTGCAATTAatgactctctttcttcattcttctgTTATCTCTCTCTCACAACTATGTGCTAATCAAACAAGGTTGGGGTGGGAAAGCCCAACTTTCCTCCAACTTTACTTTCTTAGCCTTTAACCCCACCAACATGTGGGACCCAGTAGTCAGACATTTCCACCccaaactcccctctaaacaaacggggcctgAAATAGAGTGAGCGTGATAAGAGATCTAACATGTGGTTGATCATTGAAATATGTAACTATTGAGTAATAAATGGGTTAAGAATAAAGACTGGGAGAGAACAGAGGAGAGTCAGAGTACCTTTGCTGTGGGGAATCGCTCAACTGAGTACAGAAGGTTCTACAATTTAAGGGGAGGCAGAATACCTTTGTTGCGGGAAAACACCCAACTGAGTACAAAAGGTTTCTATTGATCATTGTATAAAATCAGGGTCAAAATTAGGGCCAGACTAAACCcgaggcctcaaccctaacccaatcaAACCCTAACTCAGAGCCATAAATCTTAGCCCATGTTCTATTCGGGCTCTAGGTGGGCCAAGGTAGGTTCACATCAACAACTTCAAATTTGCAACCCTAGCATCTGGTGTCTATGGGAACACAAATCTTATACCCATAGTTATTATGTGGTGAATTTAATGAGATTATGTGGAACTGAAAAACAAGGTGGAAGAGTGAAGGCCAACTATCAAATTTGTTGACGTATGTACCCCTATGGATATGGGATCACATGGACCCTATTATACCTTATCCAACTAGAGATGGGATAAGGGAGGCAGAAGCTAGATGGAGCCCTATGATATAAGGAAACATTTAAAAACAATTGGGCATCATAAATGAATGGAAGAAGATCCAAGCCCCAGATGTTGATAATGAAGGAACTCCATCATATTCAATCCATTGGTTGACACCCTCATCTTGTATATATGGAGTAAGCATCTCAACAAGAACTAAAGACCCTTCTTGATCAACAAGAAACTCATTGGAAACAGAAATCACATATATAATGGTTGTATTGTGGGAAAGAAACACTGGCTTTTTTCATGCCACTACTCTAGAAAGGAGAAGTGAAAACAAGAATCTAAAGGTAAATTTTGATAGTGGAATATGGcctgagaaagaggaagagattgACACGGagatcttcaatcactacctttACCTGTACACATCTGAGGGATCAAATTACCTTGAGCAGGCACTTCAATATATCACTCAAAAGTTTACAGCAGAAATGAACAGAGagctttgtttttccatttcagaTGATGAATTAAGAGATGCAGTTTTTAGTATGAAGCCCCCCTAAATGTTCCTGGACCTGGTGGTATGTCTTGAATTTTCTTCCAATCTTATTGGGATATTGTGGGCCATGATGTTTGCCAAGCCATGAAATCATTCTTTGAGTAGGGGTTCCTACTGAAAGACATGAATGGTACTCAAATACTACTCATTCCTTAAGAAATGTAAAAGTATTATAGGGTAAAAAACGAATGCTCCTTAGTCGCACAACCCCTATGTCAGACATAGAGTGTGGCGAAATGATGCTCCCGCcctgtgaaacccaaaaaacccatcCCAGATTGATCCCCATGTGTGTTTCCTCATTGGTCCTCACGCTGATGCTGGGGCCACACGATCGTTCATTTTCCCAAGTCTTTTATTATCATTTAATTATTGTTCATCATATTATTACTACAGGCCCAAATCGGCAAATCCGATCCACTTCTCTAATGCGGGATGGTGGTTGATGCTCCAACATCTATCTATGTGTTCTGTTCCAAATGATGCTAAAAAGTATCAACCGGAAGAATTGTTCCCTGCAATTTCATTAATCATGTTTGGTGTCATTACATGAGTTAGCTTTAAAGTCTTAACATCTCATCTCATTCAacctcgaaaaaaaaaaaaaaaaaaaagaaggttcaTTGCCGTGGTGAAAATATATGTAACTTGGGCCAATAATTTTCTGCTCTTGAAATCCATTGCGATCTTGCGCCCAGgggtatcgatacgtatcctaaaTTTAGTCAACCAATATAGCGATCAAtgccgatactttaatccttgatttttagcatatcttagcgtatctttgATACAATACAatatgataccctccaatacatatcttaaatttagccgaccgatacagtgaccaataccgatactttaatccttgttagCTTTGTATTGATCCCTGAATGCTTCATATGTTTTTGCAGATACTGCCAAGGTTGCTAGACATTTGTTGCCTTAAAATACATACTACTCGAAGAATGGTGTTGCATTTAAGGGAGTAATTAGAATTCATTCAGTTTAATTGAAGATTCTGGATACTAGTGCTGTCATAAGGAGTTGCATCCTGAGTTCATTAAAGTTATCCAGGTGATCTCCTCTATCGTAGCAATTCTGTTGTTGTGCCTTCAGTCAGGAAAACAGAGCCTGAGTTTTAAAGgatcaaatataaatataaagataTGTTTCACTACTTTTGATACAATACTCTATCATCAGGTCTCTGGGATGAAGCTTTTGGAGTTCAATCTGTTATATATGGGAATTGTTCATACAAAAGCTTTGCTTTATTAAATTAGAATTAGACCTGTATACAAGCTGAAATAATTCTATCCATATTCCCCTTGTCATAAAGAATATAAAAAagcaacccaatgcacgaggctcctgctattGCACGGTCTGGGAGGgacaaatgtatgcagccttaccccctgcttcacagAAGAAGCTGtattgaacctgtgaccaacatattGCAAtggtgcaacttaaccattgtgccAGAAGCTCGACCTCAAATGTTTTGATTGATCTAACTGCCTGCTTTGTACAACATTGGGAAAGTGAAGGCATTCAATGTGATGTTTATGGTGTTTGGGTTTCTTGCAGGGGAAACCACTGCAGCCTCTGATTTCAGGGGCTGCTATGATAATTGCTATAGCCACTGTGTTCAGGAAAAACACCAGCATCCTGATTTATGTGGTAGGAAATGTTTGGAAGATTCAAAACCCCTCCCCTTTGGCTTTGGCTAACCATTTCTCATCTACTGATAAAACCACAACCCCTCCTTGGAGACAAATTTATGCAACAAGAAAAATTATAGCATGTAATCTCTGGGACAAATATGTGTCTTGTTTGTCGGCACAGAAAAAGTGGAAAGCTGTGTGAACTCTTGGTCTAAAATGAACACCAACAATTGCTATACTCTCTTATCTTAGTGTGTTAAGTTAGTTTTGGAGAACAATTGAAGATATGAGGAGTCTTTATTGAAGGAACCCATTGACAAGTGATGCATGTGGGAATTTAATGGTAAGGTGTTGAGTGATGTCTTTTATGCAAGCTGTTGGGTGTAGAGTTATATAATCTAATGATTGCAGATGGGTTTGAGGTTTATCTCTTTAATTTGATTGAAGGGCCACAAATAGAATCAGAACTTACAAATTTGtttaaggagaagaaaaaaaaaaaaaaaaaaaaaaaaaggacctgtAGTATAAATTACTTTCACAGCTAATTTACAAGTTGTGCGAGCGTTTTTTGCCAGAGTTCATCTCACTCTGTCGCATAAATTATCTTCTGTTAGATATGATTTTAAAACTCAGCAAGCCAAAACTAAACTTTATAGTAATACTTCCACCTTTGACAGACTATACTTATTTTAGATTGCTTATGCATTAATATGCTTACATTGAATGTATTtctctctattgtttatgaatattaGTTTTCAAACAAAATATTGACAGCTAGAAGGCAATAGTATAAAATTCATAGTGACAGTCACAAGCATTAAGTGGCAACTCTTACATCTATTTATAAAATTCTATGACCGAGAATGTGTAAGCACAACACGCTACGTTAATACCAGAAAATCCAGCTTCTCTTGCCAAAGTAGTAAATTCTTCTTCTGTCCTCTCTTTTCCTTTAGGGTTCATATTTGTCATGTACATTTCCATTTGCAAGATTCCTTTAGCAGCAACACTTGTCTCTTGGGAGGTTGAAGCAATCAACTCCACAATAATCACCTTTCCATAACCTGGTAATGCTTCATAGCAATTTTTTAGTAACTTCAAGCACTGTTCATCGCTCCAACCGTGAATTATAGACTGCAATTCAAATTTGGGGATATATCCGAAAAATTAGTGAAGATAGAACTAAGAAGTAATTTCTGTACACCAAGGAATTAAAGGGTCTAAGCTTGATTTTCCATACATGAACTTTTAGGACCACAATATAAAGTACAACACCACATTTTCCATTGATTTTTCATACATGAAGCGTAAAGATGGGCAGGATTATCTCTCTGGATAAGCTTGCAATAAATTTAGAATTCTCTTTGAGCAGCATAGGTCTTAATTACCTTCATGAAAATGGCATCCCCTTTTGGAATATTTGTAAACATATCTCCTCCAACATGTTCCACGCCTACAACAGAATGATTCTATTCCTTTAAAGATActtattaagaagaaagaaaattaataaataaaaggtttaatcaaatttaaaaggaaataagTACAAAACctaaattccaaaatttttctGTTAAGCAGTTTTTACcaggaaacaaaaacaaaatggaGCCTAATTGATCTTGATATAAAAAATTAAGGTGGAATGCTACCAACATGGCCGAGAAAGTGGAGATGAAGTTTGAGAGCTATCATGTAGTTTGTCATACCTGAACAAGGGGGTGCTCTTTCTATGACATGAGGCAAATCAAAGTTGATGCCCTTGATGGATGGATATTTGGAGATGATCATGTTGAGGATTTGTCCAGTCCCTCCTCCTACATCAACCAGCACTTGCAGACCTTCGAACCCTTTGTATGTGTCTAGAACTTTCTTCATGAAGAGGATATTGTACTCAAACATCGAGTTTCTGAAAACCTCACTTAGTTCAGGGTTCTTCCCAAGGTAGTCCACAACATTCTCTCCATGGGCCTTATAAAATGGAAGCTCACCACCTTCCAGAACTGCATCTTTTAAGTGGTACCTATAAAAAGTGAATCAATATGACaacatatggttgtgattgatgattgaaaaGTAATCATATAACAAGAAAACTTAAAAGATTAAAATCATGTAAATGGAAATTTGCaagttttgaattgaaatttttatttcaggcAATCACTTACATGATAAGAAATAAACAGAACCAtaacatatatatatggataaTGTAATACCATACCAGCTAGTGACTAAGGCGTGGTCCTGGATAAGATGCAACAAGGGGGCCAAAGAAGCTCCATCCTGGTTCTTGACAAAGAGTTTGGAGGCA
Protein-coding regions in this window:
- the LOC122057048 gene encoding caffeic acid 3-O-methyltransferase-like; protein product: MEEESQLLAMQMVSASVLPMVLKAASELQVFDIIAQSGPGASLSPLDIVSRLPTKNPHASRLLDLMLRLLASHSLLTCTQLNHDHRVYGLTPASKLFVKNQDGASLAPLLHLIQDHALVTSWYHLKDAVLEGGELPFYKAHGENVVDYLGKNPELSEVFRNSMFEYNILFMKKVLDTYKGFEGLQVLVDVGGGTGQILNMIISKYPSIKGINFDLPHVIERAPPCSGVEHVGGDMFTNIPKGDAIFMKSIIHGWSDEQCLKLLKNCYEALPGYGKVIIVELIASTSQETSVAAKGILQMEMYMTNMNPKGKERTEEEFTTLAREAGFSGINVACCAYTFSVIEFYK